The Anoplopoma fimbria isolate UVic2021 breed Golden Eagle Sablefish chromosome 20, Afim_UVic_2022, whole genome shotgun sequence genome includes a window with the following:
- the snip1 gene encoding smad nuclear-interacting protein 1 — MTKEKRHRRRDSSEREPKVKIKQEQVSPVRPQRSRRSRSRSSGNSSPQKRRASRSPARTRDRSPARRETSPVRRSRSPPRRASRSPPRNRRSRSPPHRGAEVPIKREREEPRSSGDERRRRNDQPEERRSRWESDRPREREGGRDRPRERGAFASQQAERQQHNERRRENRQQREETQEPDLGESEGGSEPPVDKEKPNFGLSGALTEDTNTFRGVVIKYNEPPEARIPKRRWRLYPFKNDEPLPVMYIHRQSAYLLGRQRKIADIPIDHPSCSKQHAVFQYRLMAFTRADGTGGRRVRPYIIDLGSGNGTYLNNQRIEAQRYYELKEKDVIKFGFSSREYVLLHEFSDTTEVDTKGEEEEEDDEGLDE, encoded by the exons ATGACCAAAGAAAAGCGACACCGGAGAAGGGACTCATCGGAGCGGGAGCCGAAAGTTAAGATAAAGCAGGAGCAAGTGAGCCCCGTTAGGCCACAGAGATCACGCCGCTCGAGGTCGAGATCCAGCGGCAACTCGAGTCCACAGAAGAGAAGAGCGAGCAG GTCACCCGCCCGGACGAGGGATCGATCCCCGGCTAGAAGAGAGACGTCTCCTGTCAGACGA AGCAGATCTCCTCCCAGACGAGCCAGCAGATCTCCTCCCAGGAACAGAAGAAGTCGCTCTCCCCCACATCGTGGTGCCGAAGTCCCAATAAAGAGG GAGCGGGAGGAGCCTCGGTCTAGTGGCGATGAGCGGCGGAGAAGAAACGATCAGCCGGAGGAGAGGCGGAGCCGGTGGGAATCGGACAGGCCGCGGGAGAGAGAAGGTGGCAGAGACAGGCCGAGAGAGCGCGGCGCATTTGCTTCTCAACAAGCTGAGAGACAGCAGCACAACGAGCGGCGCAGAGAAAACCGCCAGCAGCGCGAAGAAACCCAAGAACCGGATTTGGGAGAGTCTGAAGGAGGGAGCGAACCACCTGTCGATAAAGAGAAGCCCAACTTTGGACTGTCGGGGGCTCTGAcagaagacacaaacacattccgGGGGGTGGTGATCAAGTACAACGAGCCACCTGAGGCGCGCATTCCCAAGCGCAGATGGCGGCTCTACCCTTTCAAGAATGATGAGCCCCTTCCAGTCATGTACATTCACAGACAGAGTGCCTATTTGTTGGGGCGTCAGCGAAAGATTGCCGATATCCCCATCGACCACCCATCCTGCTCGAAGCAACACGCAGTGTTCCAGTATCG ACTGATGGCGTTTACACGCGCAGACGGCACCGGCGGCCGCAGGGTGAGGCCTTACATCATCGACCTGGGTTCCGGCAACGGCACCTACCTGAACAATCAGCGCATCGAAGCCCAGCGCTACTACGAGCTCAAAGAAAAAGATGTCATCAAGTTTGGCTTCAGCAGCCGCGAGTACGTCCTCCTGCATGAGTTTTCAGATACGACCGAGGTGGACACCaagggggaagaggaagaggaagacgacGAGGGTCTCGATGAGTAA
- the dnali1 gene encoding axonemal dynein light intermediate polypeptide 1: MIPPAESLLKYDNPALVSKSTDRKSPKGRPLKVSPQQPANTNPVPPPPKPKSASNDAPKQENEEILNSILPPREWLEGNQLWVQQVSSAPCTRADVIRLEELLDIKLQQRQARETGICPVRRELYSQCFDELIRQVTINCAERGLLLLRVRDEIQMTIAAYQTLYESSVAFGMRKALQAEQGKADMEKSISDLEEEKQELKKQLNEQKTKCETIEKRENEKRQVDEKKHTEEIQFLKRTNQQLKNQLEGIITSKK, from the exons atGATTCCACCTGCAGAGTCCCTCCTGAAATACGACAATCCAGCTTTGGTCAGCAAAAGCACCGACAGGAAATCTCCAAAG GGACGGCCTTTGAAAGTGAGCCCTCAGCAGCCTGCGAACACTAACCCTGTTCCACCCCCTCCTAAGCCAAAATCCGCAAGTAATGATGCCCCCAAGCAGGAAAATGAGGAGATCCTGAACAGCATCCTTCCACCCAG GGAATGGCTGGAGGGAAACCAACTGTGGGTGCAGCAAGTGTCTAGTGCACCGTGTACCAGAGCAGACGTTATTCGCCTGGAGGAACTGCTGGACATAAAGCTGCAGCAGAGGCAGGCCAGAGAAACAGGAATCTGTCCTGTCCGCAGGGAGCTCTACTCCCAGTGTTTTG ATGAGCTGATCAGACAGGTGACCATCAATTGTGCTGAGAGGGGTTTGTTGCTGCTGAGGGTCAGAGATGAGATTCAAATGACCATTGCTGCCTACCAGACACTGTACGAGAGCAGCGTGGCTTTTGGAATGAGGAAAGCACTGCAGGCTGAGCAGGGCAAGGCTGACATGGAGAAAAGT ATCTCTGAtctggaggaggaaaaacaagagcTGAAGAAGCAACTGAACGAACAGAAAACTAAATGTGAAACTattgaaaagagagaaaacgaAAAACGACAGGTGGATGAAAAGAAGCACACTGAAGAGATTCAGTTCCTGAAGAGAACCAACCAGCAGCTCAAg AACCAACTGGAAGGGATCATTACATCAAAGAAGTAA
- the gnl2 gene encoding nucleolar GTP-binding protein 2 produces the protein MTKPRFKGRSSINTSSSSSNPDRVKSAEKTNLRDRATIKRLNMYRQKKRCNDRGQVVRPLSFQSTVAPGTVARVEPNIKWFTNTRVIKQSSLQKFQDEMGAIKKDPYRVVMRQSKLPMSLLHDRVKAHNSKVHILDTEGFETTFGPKAQRKRPSLMVEDMKDLVEKAEASVLTYNEDKDKDLVTEDTGVRAEVREEIFKKGQSKRIWGELYKVIDSSDVIIQVLDARDPMGTRSKSIESYMKKEKSWKHLIFVLNKCDLIPTWVTKRWVAVLSQEYPTLAFHASLTNSFGKGSLIQLLRQFGKLHTDKKQISVGFIGYPNVGKSSVINTLRSKKVCNVAPLAGETKVWQYITLMRRIFLIDCPGVVYPSEDSESDIVLKGVVQVEKIKNPEEHIGAVLERAKPEYIQKTYRIPSWTSPEDFLEKMAFRSGKLMKGGEPDISTVSKMVLNDWQRGRIPFFVKPPGPEGDHEDKQPLPVKEPSEAVETVQEEQPDDPDAASKEREEQQQRKKEQVNKILSNVRQNFGKINVAPEFSEEDLVPVEMPELALSDYSGSDGEGDSEEEEEEEEEGEEKDGANVEPAAGETETTTAQTGKAKSTKSPKQVIRELDGKISKYKHFLDRAKSKCFSAIRIPKALSDKAFTDIKTKQAAEAVKQAEKKDANQSSKKRKAEEDEESAPSHRLTSKQRRAIDRAKKTKKVGVRYYETHNVKNKNKNRKAPASAKVGQNAKRPKH, from the exons ATGACGAAGCCACGTTTCAAGGGGAGAAGCTCGATAAATACCTCGTCGTCCAGCAGCAACCCTG ATCGAGTCAAAAGTGCTGAAAAGACCAACTTGAGGGACCGAGCCACCATCAAACGTCTGAATATGTACAGACAAAAGAAGAGATG TAATGACCGTGGGCAAGTCGTCAGACCTCTATCGTTCCAGTCCACAGTGGCTCCAGGGACCGTAGCCAGAGTGGAACCAAACATCAAGTGGTTTA CAAATACCCGTGTGATCAAGCAGTCCTCCCTCCAGAAGTTCCAAGACGAGATGGGAGCTATAAAGAAGGATCCATATCGTGTTGTGATGAGACAAAGCAAACTCCCCATGTCCCTCTTGCATGATAGAGTCAAAGCTCAT AACTCCAAGGTGCACATTCTAGACACAGAAGGTTTTGAGACCACCTTTGGGCCCAAGGCTCAGAGGAAGAGGCCCAGTCTCATGGTGGAGGATATGAAGGACCTTGTGGAAAAGGCTGAGGCCTCAGTCCTGACCTACAATGAAGACAAGGACAAAGACCTGGTGACTGAGGACACAGGGGTCCG GGCGGAAGTACGTGAGGAAATCTTCAAAAAGGGTCAGTCCAAGAGGATCTGGGGAGAACTTTACAAG GTGATTGACTCATCTGATGTCATCATCCAAGTGCTTGATGCCCGTGATCCCATGGGAACGCGCTCCAAGAGCATCGAGTCCTATATGAAGAAAGAGAAGTCCTGGAAACATCTGATCTTTGTTCTAAACAAGTGTGACCTCATCCCCACCTGGGTCACG AAACGTTGGGTAGCCGTTTTATCCCAAGAGTACCCCACTCTGGCCTTCCATGCCAGCCTGACCAACTCGTTTGGTAAGGGCTCCCTCATCCAGCTGCTCAGGCAGTTTGGCAAG CTGCACACAGACAAGAAACAGATCAGTGTGGGTTTCATTGGCTACCCTAATGTGGGAAAGAGCTCGGTCATCAACACACTGCGGTCTAAGAAGGTCTGCAATGTGGCACCCCTTGCCGGAGAAACAAAG gtgTGGCAGTACATCACTTTGATGAGGCGCATCTTCCTCATAGACTGTCCTGGTGTTGTCTACCCTTCAGAAGACAGTGAATCTGATATTGTCCTGAAAGGAGTG GTTCAAGTGGAGAAGATCAAGAATCCAGAGGAGCACATTGGGGCAGTACTGGAGCGGGCCAAGCCAGAATACATTCAGAAGACCTACCGCATCCCATCTTGGACCTCTCCTGAAGACTTCCTCGAGAAAATGGCCTTTCGCTCTGGGAAACTTATGAAG GGCGGCGAGCCAGATATCTCCACAGTCTCCAAAATGGTGTTGAATGATTGGCAGAGAGGACGAATCCCCTTCTTTGTGAAACCCCCTGGACCTGAGGGCGATCATGAG GACAAGCAGCCATTGCCAGTTAAGGAGCCCTCCGAGGCGGTTGAGACTGTGCAGGAGGAACAGCCCGACGATCCGGACGCCGCCTCGAAGGAACGCGaggaacagcagcagagaaagaagGAGCAGGTCAACAAGATTCTGTCCAATGTGCGACAGAACTTCGGCAAGATCAATGTGGCACCCGAGTTCAGCGAGGAAGACTTGGTTCCTGTGGAGATGCCCGAGCTGGCTCTGTCTGACTACTCTGGCTCTGACGGCGAGGGAGacagtgaggaagaagaagaagaagaggaggagggcgaAGAGAAAGACGGGGCCAATGTTGAACCAGCTGCTGGGGAGACCGAGACCACAACAGCTCAGACTGGCAAAGCAAAAAGCACCAAGAGTCCAAAGCAGGTGATCCGTGAGCTGGATGGAAAGATCTCCAAGTACAAGCATTTCCTGGACCGGGCCAAATCCAAATGCTTCTCTGCCATCCG GATACCTAAGGCACTGTCTGACAAAGCGTTCACGGACATCAAGACTAAACAAGCAGCAGAAGCAGTAAAGCAAGCGGAGAAGAAAG aTGCAAACCAGAGCAGCAAGAAGAGGAAAGctgaggaggacgaggagtcCGCCCCCTCCCACAGACTGACGTCTAAACAG AGAAGAGCGATTGACCGTGCTAAGAAGACGAAGAAAGTCGGCGTACGCTATTACGAAACACAtaatgtgaaaaacaagaacaagaacagaaAGGCCCCAGCGTCAGCCAAAGTGGGCCAAAACGCCAAAAGACCAAAGCACTAG